One window from the genome of Cottoperca gobio chromosome 15, fCotGob3.1, whole genome shotgun sequence encodes:
- the rtkn2 gene encoding rhotekin-2, with product MDDPRDVQTSKRHGSSRSFLSAGSAVAMEIKRKKIRQSTLFTQTENTNIQEKLDFEMRMRDGAYKLLLACSKREQVLNASKNLLTCNARIKAYLAQLQKKKEEQDMMGAVMRLSDPVSDDRVPCPGTIAMSGLRIPLMWRDSAYFNNRGSSRRVALFCLMQIGSEVFATEMMVVDRSVTDICFEGVTVFKEAVPQFELKVELWSCALEDELTLVNTPKKLAKKLRNSFGKTAGKKLCPLLDSPDPDTFLQYNPIPFGAKYSLLAHTTLCLPEAEGSFQSHSLIVLQDADWSSWLPLYGNLCCRLVAQPSCMTQSMMTGYLSQKLTVEGMNRCCRLYCVLSAGLLSCYFTPEEIEAKVQPTFNVPINKDTRIRVMEKGSAGQKSRSLSIINPSPEGSDTIVFTTETSDELEDWLDALHQHLYDQSQWLHCCNQLMKIEVASPRKQSLFLTKQADSVYNDLSINSPGKFESITDMIHNKIEETDGRFLIGHEEEKEAPNWSTLFDGSHSVVVQKGVLSQSKTSTPCSSPNPNTSATSFSNKKRRAPLPPSDRNPCASPSRPARPPLPASLHHAPPPSYQEKENSGTCTSRPATRSKTGRPSLDAKFSAIIQQLQRSNAGGPGAISRRNAPLGVLDVQPQSQPQPPLQPLEYQDHHPLHTEAAGEHAFLRPSYGPGPVPAPKSKLRKSFRERMNFKAL from the exons ATGGACGACCCGCGGGATGTTCAAACTTCCAAGCGACACGGCAGCTCCAGGTCGTTTTTATCGGCCGGTTCCGCCGTGGCAATGGAGATTAAACGGAAGAAAATACGACAGAGTACATTATTCACGCAAACTGAG AACACTAACATACAAGAAAAGCTTGACTTTGAGATGCGTATGCGGGACGGTGCCTACAAGCTGCTGCTCGCCTGCAGTAAGAGAGAACAGGTTCTTAATGCCTCGAAGAATCTGCTGACCTGTAACGCCAGGATCAAGGCTTATCTCGCacagctgcagaagaagaaagaggagcaggaCATGATGGGAGCAGTCATGAG acTTTCAGATCCAGTTTCAGATGACCGTGTGCCCTGCCCTGGGACAATTGCAATGTCAG GTCTGCGCATTCCTTTGATGTGGAGGGATTCAGCCTACTTTAACAACAGAGGGA GCTCCCGTCGAGTGGCGTTGTTCTGTCTGATGCAGATTGGCTCAGAGGTGTTTGCCACAGAAATGATGGTGGTGGACAGATCAGTCACTGACATCTGCTTTGAGGGAGTCACCGTGTT TAAAGAAGCAGTTCCTCAGTTTGAGCTGAAGGTGGAGTTGTGGAGCTGTGCCCTGGAGGATGAGCTCACTTTGGTAAATACGCCAAAGAAACTGGCCAAGAAGCTCCGCAACTCCTTTGGAAAGACTGCTGGGAAGAAGctctgccctctgctggacagTCCGGACCCTGACACCTTCCTGCAGTACAACCCCATACcctt TGGAGCCAAGTACAGCCTGCTGGCTCACACTACACTGTGTCTGCCCGAGGCTGAAGGCAGCTTCCAGTCTCACTCCCTCATTGTCCTCCAAGACG CTGATTGGTCATCTTGGCTTCCACTTTATGGCAACCTCTGCTGCCGGTTGGTGGCCCAGCCGTCCTGCATGACACAGAGCATGATGACCGGCTACCTGAGCCAGAAG CTAACTGTGGAGGGGATGAACCGCTGCTGCAGGCTTTACTGTGTGCTGAGTGCTGGGCTGTTGTCCTGTTACTTCACCCCGGAAGAAATTGAAGCTAAAGTGCAGCCCACTTTCAACGTGCCCATCAACAAG GACACCCGGATCCGTGTGATGGAGAAGGGGTCAGCAGGCCAGAAATCCAGGAGTCTGTCCATCATCAACCCTTCACCAGAGGGGTCTGACACCATCGTCTTCACCACGGAAACCAGCGACGAGCTGGAGGACTGGCTGGACGCCCTGCACCAGCACCTCTATGATCaga GCCAGTGGCTGCACTGCTGCAACCAACTAATGAAGATTGAGGTCGCATCACCACGGAAACAATCGCTCTTCCTCACCAAGCAGGCAGACTCTGTTTACAATGATCTCA GTATAAATTCACCAGGAAAGTTTGAGAGCATCACAGACATGATCCATAACAAGATAGAAGAGACAGATGGCCGCTTTCTTATTGGTcatgaagaggagaaggaagcgCCTAATTGGTCCACTCTGTTTGACGGGTCCCATTCAGTGGTAGTGCAGAAGGGTGTTCTGTCACAGAGCAAAACCTCCACCCCTTGTTCAAGCCCAAACCCCAACACCAGCGCTACATCTTTCAGCAACAAGAAGCGCCGTGCCCCACTTCCTCCCTCTGACAGAAATCCTTGCGCTTCTCCCAGCCGCCCTGCCAGACCTCCCCTCCCTGCTTCTCTTCATCATGCTCCTCCTCCGTCATACCAGGAGAAGGAGAACTCCGGCACTTGCACGTCACGCCCGGCCACAAGGTCCAAAACTGGCAGACCATCTCTTGATGCCAAATTCTCTGCCAtcatccagcagctccagcGGAGCAACGCCGGAGGACCTGGAGCCATCAGTCGGAGAAATGCTCCACTGGGCGTCCTCGATGTGCAACCCCAAAGTCAGCCTCAGCCTCCTCTCCAGCCGCTGGAGTACCAGGACCACCACCCCCTGCACACTGAAGCCGCAGGTGAACACGCCTTCCTCAGACCAAGTTACGGTCCTGGTCCTGTTCCTGCACCGAAGAGCAAACTGAGAAAGTCTTTCAGAGAGAGGATGAACTTTAAAGCCTTGTGA